From a single Maritimibacter sp. DP1N21-5 genomic region:
- the tig gene encoding trigger factor, whose product MSVTETLNEGLKRGYKIVVPATDLDAKVNEKLLEAQPEIEMKGFRKGKVPMALLKKNFGQRLMGEAMQDAIDGAMNDHFEKSGDRPAMQPDVKMTNENWKEGDDVEVEMTYEALPEIPEVDLSDLALEKLVVKASDDEINEALTSLAENAQNFEDRKKGSKAKDGDQVTLDFLGKVDGEAFDGGAAEDFPLVLGSGQFIPGFEDQLVGVKEGDEKDVVVTFPENYGAANLAGKEATFTCTIKAVKEPKPAEINDDLAQKYGAEDLAALKSQVAERLEAEYAGAARAVMKRGLLDALDGKVSFDLPPSLVDAEANQIAHQLWHEENPDVHGHDHPEIEVTDEAKKLAERRVRLGLLLAEIGRKAEVQVTDAEFTQAVMQQARQYPGQERAFFDFVQQNPQMRQQIQAPLFEDKVVDHIAAQAKVSEKGVSKDDLQKAVDALDEA is encoded by the coding sequence ATGAGCGTCACCGAGACCCTGAACGAAGGCCTCAAGCGCGGCTACAAGATCGTGGTGCCCGCCACCGATCTGGACGCCAAGGTCAACGAGAAACTTCTCGAAGCCCAGCCCGAGATCGAGATGAAGGGCTTCCGCAAGGGCAAAGTCCCGATGGCGCTGCTCAAGAAGAACTTCGGTCAGCGTCTCATGGGCGAAGCCATGCAGGACGCCATCGACGGCGCGATGAACGACCACTTCGAGAAATCGGGCGACCGTCCGGCCATGCAGCCCGACGTCAAGATGACGAACGAGAACTGGAAAGAAGGCGACGACGTCGAGGTCGAGATGACCTACGAAGCGCTGCCGGAAATCCCGGAGGTGGACCTCTCCGACCTCGCGCTCGAAAAGCTCGTGGTCAAAGCCTCGGACGACGAGATCAACGAAGCGCTCACCTCGCTCGCCGAGAACGCCCAGAATTTCGAGGACCGCAAGAAGGGCTCGAAGGCGAAAGACGGCGATCAGGTCACGCTCGACTTCCTCGGCAAAGTCGACGGCGAAGCCTTTGACGGCGGCGCGGCGGAAGACTTCCCCCTCGTGCTCGGCTCCGGCCAGTTCATCCCCGGCTTCGAGGATCAGCTTGTCGGCGTGAAGGAAGGCGACGAAAAAGACGTCGTCGTGACCTTCCCGGAAAACTACGGTGCCGCGAACCTCGCCGGCAAAGAGGCGACCTTCACCTGCACGATCAAGGCCGTGAAGGAACCCAAGCCCGCCGAGATCAACGACGATCTGGCGCAGAAATACGGTGCCGAAGACCTCGCCGCGCTGAAATCGCAGGTCGCCGAGCGGCTCGAAGCCGAATACGCCGGTGCCGCCCGCGCGGTGATGAAGCGTGGCCTGCTCGACGCGCTCGACGGCAAGGTCTCGTTCGATCTGCCGCCCTCGCTCGTCGATGCGGAAGCCAACCAGATCGCGCACCAGCTCTGGCACGAGGAAAACCCCGACGTTCACGGGCATGACCACCCGGAGATCGAAGTGACCGACGAGGCGAAGAAACTCGCCGAGCGCCGCGTGCGCCTCGGGCTCCTCCTCGCCGAGATCGGCCGCAAGGCCGAGGTTCAGGTGACCGATGCCGAGTTCACCCAGGCCGTGATGCAGCAGGCCCGCCAGTATCCGGGCCAGGAACGCGCCTTCTTCGACTTCGTCCAGCAGAACCCGCAGATGCGCCAGCAGATCCAGGCGCCGCTTTTCGAGGACAAGGTCGTCGATCACATCGCCGCGCAGGCGAAAGTTTCCGAAAAAGGGGTCTCCAAGGACGACCTCCAGAAAGCCGTGGACGCGCTCGACGAGGCGTGA
- a CDS encoding pseudoazurin has product MKRLLLSAALVLAAGAATAETIEIQMLNKGDEGAMVFQPAFVQAQPGDVIHFVATDKGHNVEAIEGMLPEGVEGFKTDFNEDFELTLGSEGLYGVKCTPHYGMGMVALIQVGAAVNLDDVAAVPQKGKAKARMADLIAQVQ; this is encoded by the coding sequence ATGAAACGTCTCCTGCTTTCCGCCGCTCTCGTGCTTGCCGCCGGGGCCGCTACTGCCGAAACCATCGAAATTCAGATGCTCAACAAGGGCGACGAAGGCGCCATGGTGTTCCAGCCTGCCTTCGTTCAGGCCCAGCCGGGTGACGTGATCCATTTCGTCGCCACCGACAAGGGTCACAACGTCGAGGCGATCGAGGGCATGCTCCCGGAGGGGGTCGAAGGCTTCAAGACCGACTTCAACGAGGACTTCGAACTCACTCTCGGGTCCGAGGGCCTCTATGGCGTGAAATGCACGCCGCACTACGGCATGGGCATGGTCGCGCTCATCCAGGTCGGCGCGGCCGTGAACCTCGATGACGTCGCCGCGGTCCCGCAGAAGGGCAAGGCCAAGGCCCGCATGGCCGACCTGATTGCACAGGTTCAGTGA
- a CDS encoding VWA domain-containing protein: MLRILLTALFTLSAVVTAQAQEATERPQAILVLDASGSMWGQIDGVNKIVIARDVVTNLLGTLPEDQALGLVAYGHRTKGDCGDIELLAEPGADRAAIADAVNALNPKGKTPLSAAVVQAAEALKYSEEAATVILVSDGIETCDFDPCEVGRQLETTGVNFTAHVIGFDVADAETRAQLQCLADETGGSFRTASDAGELAQALTEVATAPVPEPEPEAITVTFRAVDGPGGVVMNRDIVWTITAGDATLAEGSDDASPVLEIAPGMEGLATVTRLLDEEVVEARFTVGTASQVVEVILPKYAPPATVEAPASAPAGSMVPVTFTGPRGDGDYIASAEIGSEDGHYVEYSYVADAEGDTVEVRMPPTPGPAEIRYVLAKGLQALGRTEIEVTPLTISLSAPEGASVGTTPEIAWEGPDYQGDFITVSTTDAEDGQYETYEYTREGSPLPLVMPSEPGTYELRYVLAASGTVAGRSAPFEVAAASVSVSGPTEAVAGSEIEVTWQGPDAQNDYISIARADDDDGYETYSYTRGTNPLKVETPIEPGDYEIRYVLNQNRTVLARQAITLTEVGAQVTAPATALAGTDVSVEWTGPGYASDFISFAEAGSDDGTYVTYTYTKEGSPLKIEAPTTPGSYEIRYIANADYTMLAAAPITVEAAEATLSAPDRAPAGAPLKVDWTGPETRNDYIAVAEPGSEAGDYVNYEYINRGNPLEIDLPATPGDYELQYVLTGRPVTIITRRPITVEEVTASLTGERRESSIAITWEGPGYRRDYVTIARPEDDPGTYEDYAYTNRGETVEVDVPETPGTYELRYILDGDVDRVLARVPFTVE, encoded by the coding sequence ATGCTACGCATCTTGCTAACCGCCCTTTTCACTCTTTCCGCCGTCGTCACGGCACAGGCGCAGGAGGCCACCGAGCGTCCACAGGCCATTCTGGTGCTCGACGCCTCCGGGTCCATGTGGGGGCAGATCGACGGGGTCAACAAGATCGTCATCGCCCGCGACGTGGTCACCAATCTCCTGGGCACCCTGCCCGAGGATCAGGCGCTCGGCCTCGTCGCCTATGGCCACCGCACCAAGGGCGATTGCGGCGATATCGAGCTTCTCGCGGAACCGGGCGCTGACCGGGCGGCCATTGCCGATGCCGTCAATGCGCTGAACCCGAAGGGGAAAACGCCGCTCTCCGCGGCCGTGGTCCAGGCCGCCGAAGCGCTGAAATACTCCGAGGAGGCGGCCACCGTGATCCTCGTGTCGGACGGGATCGAAACCTGCGATTTCGACCCCTGCGAAGTGGGACGGCAACTCGAGACGACAGGCGTCAACTTCACCGCCCATGTGATCGGATTCGACGTGGCCGACGCCGAGACGCGGGCGCAGCTTCAGTGTCTGGCCGATGAGACCGGCGGCAGTTTCCGCACGGCCTCGGACGCGGGCGAACTCGCGCAGGCGCTGACCGAGGTGGCGACCGCCCCTGTCCCGGAGCCTGAACCGGAAGCGATCACCGTAACCTTCCGCGCCGTGGATGGACCGGGCGGTGTCGTCATGAACCGCGACATCGTCTGGACCATCACCGCAGGCGACGCGACCCTTGCCGAAGGCAGCGACGACGCCTCGCCGGTACTCGAGATCGCGCCTGGTATGGAGGGCCTCGCCACGGTCACCCGACTGCTCGACGAGGAAGTGGTCGAAGCCCGTTTCACCGTTGGGACAGCATCGCAGGTGGTCGAAGTGATCTTGCCGAAATACGCCCCGCCCGCGACGGTCGAGGCGCCGGCCTCGGCGCCGGCGGGATCGATGGTTCCCGTGACCTTCACCGGGCCGCGCGGCGACGGCGATTACATCGCTTCCGCCGAGATCGGCTCGGAGGACGGGCATTACGTCGAATACAGCTATGTGGCCGACGCCGAGGGCGACACGGTCGAGGTCCGGATGCCGCCCACCCCGGGCCCCGCCGAGATCCGATATGTTCTGGCCAAGGGGCTTCAGGCGCTTGGACGGACCGAGATCGAAGTCACGCCGCTCACGATCTCGCTGAGCGCGCCCGAGGGGGCGAGCGTGGGCACCACGCCCGAGATCGCGTGGGAAGGGCCGGACTATCAGGGCGACTTCATCACGGTCTCGACCACCGACGCCGAAGACGGCCAATATGAAACCTATGAATACACCCGGGAAGGCAGCCCCCTGCCCCTCGTCATGCCCTCGGAGCCCGGCACCTACGAGTTGCGCTACGTGCTGGCAGCCTCCGGCACGGTCGCGGGTCGCTCGGCCCCCTTCGAGGTCGCCGCGGCGAGCGTGAGCGTGTCGGGACCGACCGAAGCCGTGGCCGGGTCGGAGATCGAGGTCACGTGGCAGGGCCCCGATGCCCAGAACGACTATATCTCGATCGCGCGTGCCGACGACGACGACGGATACGAGACATACTCCTACACACGCGGCACCAATCCGCTCAAGGTCGAGACGCCCATCGAACCCGGCGACTATGAAATCCGCTATGTCCTGAACCAGAATCGCACCGTTCTGGCACGGCAGGCGATCACCCTGACCGAGGTGGGCGCGCAAGTGACGGCGCCGGCGACGGCGCTTGCGGGTACGGACGTGAGCGTGGAGTGGACCGGCCCTGGTTACGCCAGCGATTTCATCAGCTTCGCCGAGGCTGGATCGGACGACGGGACCTATGTCACCTATACCTACACGAAGGAGGGATCGCCCCTGAAGATCGAGGCGCCAACGACGCCGGGGAGCTACGAAATCCGCTACATCGCCAATGCCGACTACACGATGCTCGCGGCCGCACCGATCACGGTGGAGGCAGCAGAAGCTACGCTCTCCGCGCCCGACAGGGCCCCGGCGGGTGCGCCGCTCAAGGTTGACTGGACCGGGCCTGAGACGCGAAACGACTACATCGCCGTCGCCGAACCCGGGTCCGAGGCGGGCGATTACGTGAACTATGAATACATAAATCGCGGCAATCCGCTCGAGATCGACCTGCCGGCGACGCCGGGAGATTATGAACTTCAATATGTGCTCACCGGTCGCCCCGTCACCATCATCACCCGCCGCCCGATCACCGTGGAGGAGGTGACCGCCAGTCTCACGGGCGAGCGGCGTGAAAGCAGCATCGCGATCACCTGGGAGGGACCGGGGTATCGCCGGGATTACGTGACCATCGCCCGGCCGGAGGACGACCCGGGCACCTACGAGGACTACGCCTATACCAATCGCGGCGAGACCGTGGAGGTCGACGTGCCGGAGACACCGGGCACCTACGAGCTGCGCTATATCCTCGACGGCGACGTGGACCGGGTGCTCGCCCGCGTGCCCTTCACGGTGGAGTGA
- a CDS encoding cytochrome c, translating into MSDILTKSRARNVFYGGSIFFVVVFVALTAQSHRYIVKTSTAGAPITEEVRLGKEVWERNSCINCHTLHGEGAYFAPEVGNVMTRWGATDDPELAFEILDGWMKAQPSGTPGRRQMPHFEITEEEMRGLAEFLRWADQTNTQNWPPNDAG; encoded by the coding sequence ATGTCAGACATACTCACGAAATCACGGGCCAGGAACGTCTTCTACGGGGGGAGTATCTTCTTCGTCGTCGTGTTCGTGGCCCTCACGGCGCAAAGCCATCGCTATATCGTCAAGACCTCGACCGCCGGGGCACCGATCACCGAAGAGGTGCGGCTGGGCAAGGAGGTCTGGGAACGCAATTCCTGCATCAACTGCCACACGCTGCACGGCGAAGGCGCCTATTTCGCGCCCGAGGTCGGCAACGTGATGACCCGCTGGGGCGCAACGGACGACCCCGAGCTCGCGTTCGAAATTCTTGACGGATGGATGAAGGCGCAGCCCTCGGGCACCCCCGGCCGCCGCCAGATGCCGCACTTCGAGATCACCGAAGAGGAAATGCGCGGGCTCGCGGAATTCCTCCGCTGGGCCGATCAGACCAACACCCAGAACTGGCCGCCGAACGACGCCGGGTAA
- a CDS encoding DUF1330 domain-containing protein, which translates to MTHHTGFEGDAFAQLRAIDRAGPIHMLNLVKLRDRALYDDGRAATGAEAYAAYSRESAPIFGREGGRIVWSGRMEFMLIGPADEHWDLCFIAEYPSAEAFVAMIKDPTYRKAMAHRQAAVETSRLIRMEPGKAGGGFG; encoded by the coding sequence ATGACCCACCACACCGGCTTCGAAGGCGACGCCTTCGCGCAACTCCGTGCCATCGACCGCGCGGGACCCATCCATATGCTCAACCTCGTCAAGCTGCGCGACCGCGCCCTCTATGACGATGGACGCGCCGCAACCGGGGCTGAGGCCTATGCCGCCTATTCCCGCGAAAGCGCCCCCATCTTCGGGCGCGAGGGCGGTCGCATCGTCTGGTCAGGGCGCATGGAATTCATGCTGATCGGCCCCGCCGACGAACATTGGGACCTCTGCTTCATCGCCGAATACCCCAGCGCCGAGGCCTTCGTCGCGATGATCAAGGATCCGACCTACCGCAAGGCCATGGCGCATCGTCAGGCGGCAGTGGAAACGTCGCGCCTCATCCGCATGGAACCCGGCAAGGCCGGCGGCGGCTTTGGCTGA
- a CDS encoding DUF1858 domain-containing protein, with protein MPRFRRRPRFDDPDLPLATLFGEWPDMMQVFLDRQMLCPGCPVAPFHAITDACIEYGLDEEAFRAELRRAARLP; from the coding sequence ATGCCCAGATTCAGAAGACGCCCCCGTTTCGACGATCCGGACCTGCCACTGGCGACCCTGTTCGGCGAATGGCCCGACATGATGCAGGTATTTCTCGACAGACAGATGCTCTGCCCCGGCTGTCCGGTCGCGCCCTTCCACGCGATCACCGATGCCTGCATCGAATACGGGCTCGACGAAGAGGCGTTCCGCGCCGAGCTTCGCCGCGCCGCGCGCCTGCCTTAA
- a CDS encoding rhodanese-like domain-containing protein yields MFGLLGGRAAKSGMSPQEAVAKAASGEITVVDVRDAGELAMSGKAKGAVHIPLAVIRMQGDPRSPEFNAALSLDRPVAIYCASGARSSMAAQVLAGYGFDVTNIGGLGHWQMAGGEVVRA; encoded by the coding sequence ATGTTTGGACTACTGGGCGGCCGTGCCGCGAAATCGGGCATGAGCCCGCAGGAAGCGGTCGCCAAGGCCGCCTCCGGAGAGATCACCGTCGTCGACGTGCGCGACGCGGGAGAGCTTGCCATGTCGGGCAAGGCCAAGGGCGCGGTGCATATCCCGCTTGCCGTGATCCGCATGCAGGGCGATCCGCGCTCCCCCGAATTCAACGCGGCGCTGTCGCTCGACAGGCCCGTGGCGATCTACTGTGCCTCGGGCGCGCGATCCTCGATGGCGGCTCAGGTGCTCGCGGGCTACGGCTTCGACGTGACCAACATTGGCGGCCTGGGCCACTGGCAGATGGCGGGCGGCGAGGTCGTGCGCGCCTGA
- a CDS encoding cbb3-type cytochrome c oxidase subunit I — protein MKYQSQSVAKYYFLAAAALFGIQVLGGLLAGWIYVSPNTLSEILPFNVVRMIHTNALIVWLLLGFFGAAYYLVPEEAERELFSTKLAYAQLIILLVGTLGAVGSYLVGIHGGREFFEQPLWVKFGILVAAVIFLVNISLTALAGRKTAITNILLMGLWLLCLLWVFAFINPDNLSLDKMYWWMVVHLWVEATWELVMAAILGFLMLKLTGVDREVIEKWLYVIVALALFSGILGTGHHFYWIGAPGYWQWIGSIFSTLEVIPFFAMMTFAFVMVWKGRKNHPNKAALLWSLGSSTVAFFGAGVWGFLHTLHGVNYYTHGTQITAAHGHLAFYGAYVALNLGMFTYAMPQLRKRVPYNQVLNMASFWLMTGGMAFMTFTLTFAGTIQTHMQRILGDYYMEVQDQLGLFYLMRFGSGVAVVLGALLFIYSMLVVRREVIKPGPAAAQPAE, from the coding sequence ATGAAATACCAATCTCAATCCGTGGCGAAATACTACTTTCTCGCCGCCGCCGCGCTGTTCGGCATTCAGGTGCTGGGCGGGCTTCTCGCAGGGTGGATCTATGTCTCGCCCAACACGCTCTCGGAAATCCTTCCGTTCAACGTGGTTCGCATGATCCATACCAACGCGCTCATCGTCTGGCTCTTGCTGGGCTTCTTCGGCGCAGCCTACTACCTCGTTCCCGAAGAGGCCGAGCGAGAGCTGTTTTCGACCAAGCTCGCCTATGCCCAACTCATCATCCTTCTGGTGGGCACTTTGGGGGCCGTCGGGTCGTATCTCGTCGGCATCCACGGCGGGCGCGAGTTCTTCGAACAACCCCTCTGGGTGAAATTCGGCATCCTCGTCGCTGCCGTGATCTTCCTCGTGAACATCTCGCTCACGGCGCTGGCGGGGCGCAAGACTGCGATCACCAACATCCTGCTCATGGGCCTCTGGCTCTTGTGCCTGCTCTGGGTCTTCGCCTTCATCAATCCGGACAACCTGTCGCTCGACAAGATGTATTGGTGGATGGTCGTGCACCTCTGGGTCGAGGCGACCTGGGAACTGGTCATGGCTGCGATCCTCGGGTTCCTGATGCTGAAACTCACGGGCGTCGACCGCGAGGTGATCGAGAAATGGCTCTATGTCATCGTGGCGCTGGCGCTCTTCTCGGGCATCTTGGGCACCGGGCACCACTTCTACTGGATCGGCGCGCCGGGCTACTGGCAGTGGATCGGCTCCATCTTCTCGACCCTCGAGGTGATCCCCTTCTTCGCCATGATGACCTTCGCCTTCGTGATGGTCTGGAAGGGCCGCAAGAACCACCCGAACAAGGCCGCCCTTCTCTGGTCGCTCGGGTCCTCCACCGTCGCCTTCTTCGGCGCGGGCGTCTGGGGCTTCCTGCACACGCTCCACGGGGTGAACTACTACACCCACGGCACGCAAATCACGGCGGCACATGGGCACCTCGCCTTCTACGGCGCCTATGTGGCCCTGAACCTCGGCATGTTCACCTATGCCATGCCGCAACTGCGCAAACGGGTGCCCTACAACCAGGTGCTCAACATGGCGTCCTTCTGGCTGATGACCGGCGGCATGGCCTTCATGACTTTCACGCTGACCTTCGCCGGCACGATCCAGACGCATATGCAGCGGATCCTAGGCGACTACTACATGGAGGTGCAGGACCAGTTGGGCCTGTTCTACCTCATGCGTTTCGGCTCCGGCGTGGCAGTGGTGCTGGGCGCGCTCCTCTTCATCTACTCGATGCTGGTGGTGCGCCGCGAAGTCATCAAGCCCGGCCCTGCGGCCGCGCAGCCGGCGGAGTGA
- a CDS encoding NnrS family protein, protein MSARTPYTGPALLSAGFRPFFLLATGFAALAIALWLAVWEGLLSLSSVFLPVDWHVHEMVFGYGAAVVAGFLFTAVPNWTGRLPTRGLPLGVLSLVWIAGRYVSAGVFPVGPVAVLLIDQLFLLLVGSMIAREIVAGRNWRNLKVLVPVTIFWVANLIFHIEAMKTGAAMFAHRLGLAVLVFLIMLIGGRIIPSFTRNWLVKQGQRRLPIPFNSFDGIAILTGALALGLWVAQAEGLAEALLLGLAGMGQALRLARWRGAHTWRSPLLLMLHLSYAFIPFGFAAAALSAVGILNDAATFHALGAGAVGTMTVAVMVRATLGHTGRPLEAGAFATGAFAALAVASLLRVAAEVQNAPREALLIGAGVLWVGAFLVVMARLWRPVLSKRTPAT, encoded by the coding sequence ATGTCGGCCCGCACCCCCTACACCGGCCCCGCGCTTTTGTCCGCCGGGTTTCGCCCCTTCTTCCTGCTCGCCACTGGCTTCGCGGCCCTCGCCATCGCGCTCTGGCTTGCTGTGTGGGAAGGCCTCTTGAGCCTGTCGTCGGTGTTCCTTCCCGTCGACTGGCACGTGCATGAGATGGTCTTCGGCTACGGCGCCGCCGTGGTCGCGGGCTTTCTGTTCACGGCCGTTCCGAACTGGACCGGACGATTGCCCACCCGCGGCCTGCCGCTCGGGGTGCTAAGCCTCGTCTGGATCGCCGGACGGTACGTCTCGGCGGGCGTCTTCCCCGTGGGCCCGGTGGCGGTCCTGCTGATCGACCAGCTCTTCCTCCTCCTCGTCGGCAGCATGATCGCGCGCGAGATCGTCGCCGGTCGCAACTGGCGCAATCTGAAGGTCCTTGTGCCGGTTACGATTTTCTGGGTCGCGAACCTGATCTTCCACATCGAGGCCATGAAGACGGGCGCCGCCATGTTCGCCCATCGTCTCGGTCTCGCGGTCCTCGTCTTCCTGATCATGCTGATCGGCGGACGCATCATCCCGAGCTTCACGCGCAACTGGCTGGTCAAGCAGGGCCAGAGGCGCCTCCCCATTCCCTTCAACAGCTTCGATGGCATTGCCATCCTGACAGGGGCTCTCGCGCTGGGGCTGTGGGTTGCGCAGGCAGAAGGTCTCGCCGAAGCCCTCCTGCTCGGTCTAGCCGGCATGGGGCAGGCGCTGCGTCTCGCACGCTGGCGGGGTGCACATACCTGGCGGTCTCCGCTCCTCCTCATGCTGCACCTGTCTTATGCCTTCATTCCCTTCGGTTTCGCCGCAGCGGCCCTGTCCGCCGTGGGAATCCTGAACGATGCCGCAACATTCCATGCGCTCGGGGCAGGGGCTGTCGGCACGATGACGGTCGCCGTGATGGTCCGCGCCACCCTCGGGCACACCGGACGCCCGCTCGAAGCCGGCGCTTTCGCGACCGGGGCCTTCGCCGCGCTGGCGGTCGCCTCCCTCCTCCGGGTGGCGGCCGAAGTCCAAAACGCACCGCGCGAGGCGCTGCTGATCGGTGCTGGCGTGCTCTGGGTGGGCGCGTTCCTCGTCGTGATGGCCAGGCTCTGGCGGCCGGTCCTGTCGAAGCGGACGCCGGCCACGTGA
- a CDS encoding CbbQ/NirQ/NorQ/GpvN family protein: MTFDMTPDLPFYSPQSNECDLFETAQQNGLPLLLKGPTGCGKTRFVEHMAARLGLPLHTVACHDDLSAADLIGRYLIKGGETVWVDGPLTRAVREGGICYLDEVVEARKDVTVVLHPLTDDRRRLVIDRTGEELVAPASFMLVASYNPGYQNVLKKLKPSTRQRFLSIGFDFPVPDLETPVVAAEARLDMDRAGALVRLAGHIRKLSGMDLEEGVSTRLLIYAGTLIAKGMRVEDAIEAAIVEPLSDETDVQQALRDLAASVYG, translated from the coding sequence ATGACCTTCGACATGACCCCCGATCTGCCGTTCTACAGCCCGCAATCCAACGAATGCGACCTGTTCGAGACAGCCCAACAAAACGGTTTGCCCCTTCTTCTGAAGGGGCCGACCGGCTGCGGCAAGACGCGCTTCGTCGAACATATGGCAGCCCGTCTCGGCCTGCCCCTTCATACAGTCGCCTGCCACGATGACCTGTCGGCTGCCGACCTGATCGGGCGCTATCTCATCAAGGGGGGCGAGACGGTCTGGGTCGATGGCCCCCTAACCCGCGCGGTTCGCGAGGGCGGGATCTGTTACCTCGACGAGGTGGTGGAGGCGCGCAAGGATGTGACCGTGGTGCTCCACCCGCTGACCGACGACAGGCGGCGGCTGGTCATCGACCGGACTGGCGAGGAACTCGTCGCGCCGGCGAGCTTCATGCTCGTGGCGAGCTATAACCCCGGCTATCAGAACGTATTGAAGAAACTGAAACCCTCGACCCGGCAACGGTTCCTGTCGATCGGTTTCGACTTCCCCGTGCCGGATCTGGAAACACCCGTAGTTGCCGCCGAGGCGAGGCTCGACATGGACCGCGCGGGTGCGCTCGTGCGCCTTGCCGGTCATATCCGCAAGCTCTCCGGCATGGACCTCGAAGAAGGGGTCTCCACCCGCCTTCTGATCTACGCGGGCACGCTTATCGCCAAGGGGATGCGCGTGGAGGACGCCATTGAGGCGGCCATCGTGGAGCCCCTGTCCGACGAAACGGACGTGCAGCAGGCGCTGCGCGACCTCGCGGCCAGCGTTTACGGGTGA
- a CDS encoding Crp/Fnr family transcriptional regulator yields the protein MAKLDESLLADLPPFSLLERSQIRDILSQASSRRYPEGAAIFSEGHDAERFYLLLDGYLRVIRSTEGGEEIIVLHISPGQLFGIAKALARDTYPATSIAAAESIALSWPMSLWDDFTANYPGFATESYRTLGRRLGEIQTTLTEMATQAVEKRVACAVLRMMNQSGRRTVDGIEIGFPITRQNISDMTGTTLHTVSRLLSAWEKDGVVSSRRKHIVVTKPHELVLLSGAQG from the coding sequence GTGGCCAAGCTCGACGAAAGCCTTCTCGCCGACCTCCCTCCGTTCAGCCTGCTGGAACGGAGTCAGATCCGCGACATCCTGAGCCAGGCCTCGTCGCGCCGGTATCCTGAAGGTGCAGCGATCTTCAGCGAGGGCCACGACGCGGAGCGATTCTATCTTCTTCTCGACGGATACCTGCGGGTGATCCGTTCGACCGAAGGTGGCGAAGAGATCATCGTGCTGCACATCTCGCCCGGCCAGCTTTTCGGCATCGCCAAGGCCCTGGCGCGCGACACCTATCCGGCCACCTCCATCGCGGCGGCCGAATCTATCGCGCTGTCCTGGCCCATGTCGCTCTGGGACGACTTCACAGCGAACTACCCCGGTTTCGCCACCGAAAGCTACCGCACCCTCGGCCGCCGGCTGGGCGAGATCCAGACCACGCTGACGGAAATGGCGACGCAGGCGGTAGAGAAACGGGTCGCCTGTGCCGTGCTCAGGATGATGAACCAGAGCGGCCGGCGCACCGTCGACGGGATCGAGATCGGCTTTCCGATCACCCGGCAGAACATCTCCGACATGACCGGCACCACGCTCCACACGGTCAGCCGCCTTTTGTCGGCCTGGGAGAAGGACGGCGTGGTTTCGTCGCGGCGCAAACATATCGTGGTGACGAAGCCGCACGAACTGGTGCTGCTGTCGGGAGCGCAGGGTTAA